The following nucleotide sequence is from Trichormus variabilis 0441.
CTGAAGAGATTTGTTCTGTAATGGAGTGGGGGATATTGGCACTGAACCTAAAGTAATCTTCTAAAAACATTAGGTTTTGAGTGAATATGGGATTTAGTTCGGTATCGGTACGAACATGGTATTTGAGTCCAAATGATGCGGCATAAGCTTCTCCTGGTGGGCAATGCCAATGACCAGTTTCGGTTTTTTGGTAGCGTGAAGGGTATTTTTGGGCTAGTCGTTTTAATTCGGTTTCGGTTTTCCATTCTTCCCAGGCTGCACCACTTGAACGCAGTACGAAGAAGTCTGGGGTATGATAATGACCTATTTTTCGCCCGTTTTGGTTTTGGTACTGAATTTTAAATGGCGGTGGTTGATCATAGTACTCTAACACCTGGGGGTCATGTTCCATTTGATAAATCGCCCACAGTTCTACTGTGTGGCTCTCAAATTGAATGGTTTGACCCATTTTACGGCTAGGGTAAACTCCACTAACGTTCTTGGCGCGTCCTTGTACTCTGCGAGAAGGTGGCGCAGCGCGAATTGCGGCGATTAAGTCTTTGCAGGATGCCGTTAGTTGCTGTTGCTTACACCAATAATCAAATTCGTCGTCTGTCATGAGGTTTTTCTCCTTGCCAGGAGGCTGTTTCAGGCTTTCAGTCCGCCAGAAAAAACTACAGAGTCATAGTTTTAAGTGAAGTATATCTTGGAATTTTGAACCATATTTTGAATTGAAAGTTTAAGTTAGAGCAATTTTTTCTGAGATTTTTTGTCCAAGTTTTGTCTCTTTGTGTTTTTTCAACTCACTCTTTAATTATGCTTCAGAATTTTAACTCTATCTCATAATTTGATTCAAAGTTTGATGTTGTGATTGGTGAGAAAGCCCAAAATTGCGTTAACTCTTTCTCGATTTATGGTTCAAAATTTTTCTCATATTATGATTCAAAGGACACTTGCGTGTATGAGTATGATATGTAGCAAATTTTGATATGTCCAATATATATTTATGAATATTTGAGACTTATAAAATATCAAAACTATGGAACTACGACACCTGCGCTACTTCATTGCTGTAGCTGAGGAACTACACTTTAGTAAAGCCGCAGAGCGACTTCACATCGCTCAACCACCCTTAAGCCAGCAAATTCAGCAGCTAGAAGCAGAGCTAGGGGTAGAACTTTTTCAACGCAAAACTAAACGACAGGTGCAGCTAACGGAAGCCGGACAAGTATTTTTGCAAGAAGCTTATCAATTGTTCGCTCAACTGTCCAAGGCAATTGATCTGACTCAACGGACAGGTAGGGGTGAGAAGGGACAACTACGAGTAGGTTTCACCAGTTTGGTAACTTACGATTTGCTGCCTGTGATTTTGCGGCAATTTCGAGAGCAGTTTCTAGAGGTGGAGTTAGTGTTGCAGGAATTAACGACAACTCAGCAAGAACAAGCGCTATTTGATCGCCGCATCCATGTAGGTTTTGCCCATCCACCTTTAGAAGACAACACTTTCAATCAAGAATGTATTCATCAAGAAGGACTAATTGTAGCAATGCTCGTAACTCATTTCTTAGCTAGACAAGAAAATATTTCCGTGCGCGAGCTAAAAGACGAAAATTTTATTATGTTCCCCCGCTATTTGGGCCCTGGACTTTACGATCAAATCCTGAGTCTCTGCCAGCAGGGAAATTTCAGCCCAAAAGTGACGATAGAAGCAATCCAAATGCAGACAATTATCGGGCTAGTGTCAGGGGGAATGGGGATTGCGATCGTACCATCTTCTTTGCAAAATCTTCAAAGGGCTGGTGTAGTTTATCGCACTTTAGATGAAAAAACACCATTAGTAGAAACGGCTGTAGTGTGGCGACAAGAGGATATGACACCTGTTTTACGAGAGTTTCTACAAATTGTCAGAAGTGTCTGTGTTGAATTAATTAGATGAACCCCTACATTTTGTTAAACAACAAAATGTCCTTTGAT
It contains:
- a CDS encoding LysR family transcriptional regulator, which gives rise to MELRHLRYFIAVAEELHFSKAAERLHIAQPPLSQQIQQLEAELGVELFQRKTKRQVQLTEAGQVFLQEAYQLFAQLSKAIDLTQRTGRGEKGQLRVGFTSLVTYDLLPVILRQFREQFLEVELVLQELTTTQQEQALFDRRIHVGFAHPPLEDNTFNQECIHQEGLIVAMLVTHFLARQENISVRELKDENFIMFPRYLGPGLYDQILSLCQQGNFSPKVTIEAIQMQTIIGLVSGGMGIAIVPSSLQNLQRAGVVYRTLDEKTPLVETAVVWRQEDMTPVLREFLQIVRSVCVELIR